CGTTCGCCTCCGAGCTCGACCGCCACCTCGACGTGGCCGGGTTCGCCCGCTACCTGGCCGTGCAGGAACTGGTCGCCAACTGGGACGACATCGACGGGCCGGGCAACAATTCCTATCTCCACTACGACCCTGCTACCGGGCGTATGTCGGTCGTCTCGTGGGACCTCAACCTCGCCTTCGGCGTGTCCCCGGGCGGCGGGGGCGGCGGGGCTGGCCCCGGCGCGGCGGGCCCCGGCGGGGGCGGGGCCGGTCCTGGCGGGGAACCTGGCATCGGTCTTGGCCCTGGCCCGGGAGCCGGTGGTCCCGGTGGACGCGGGCCGGCCGGCCCTGGCGCCGGGGCGCCGGGGGGTCGCGGGGGCGGGCCGGGCGGGCGTTCGAACGTGCTGGTGCAGCGGTTCATGGCCACCTCCCCGTTCCTGGCCCTTTACCAGCAGGCGGTGGCCGAACTGAGGGCCGAGCTCTACGGCGACGGCACCGCCTCGGCGGTGCTGGACAGGTGGGTATCGGTTCTGTCCTCAGGTGCTGGCGACCTGGTGACGGCCGAGGTCGTGACCGCCGAGGCGGCGGCGATCTCCGCCTACTTCCGCCCCACGGTCTGAACCAGGTGTCAGTGCGGTTCGGTGGGGGCGGTGTAGCCGCCGAAAGCCCGTTTCATGGTGCGGGTCGCGCCCAGGGCGATGCGGGGGAGCGACGCCACGATCTTGCCGTAGCGCTTCTGGCGGGCGAACAGCTTGGGGGCCGACGCCCACCAGATGTCGTTGATCATCTGCTGGTCCCACTCGAACAGCCAGTACTCGTGGATCTTGCCGCCGCCCACCCGCAGCAGGCCGGTGGCCCGGCCCGGGAGCCACTTGCCGGCGACCACCTTGATCCGGTAGCTGAGCACCACGGCGTCGTAGCTGCCGTCGGGGGTGGAGGCCAGCGCCCGCAGCTTGCCGTCGAACAGTTCCTGGCCGAGGCTGGTGACGGTTTCGTAGAGGCCGCACACCTCCTCGACGCCGTGGTAGTCACCCGACAGGTAGTGCTGGCCCGGGTAGTGGAAGACGGCGTCGTCGGCGATGATGGGCCGCAGCAAGGGAATGTTGCCGGTGATGGTGGCCTCCCAGTACTGGCGGAGGACCTCTTCGTTGGAAGGGCTGTTGTCGCTCACGGTGGCCTTTCCTCTCGTCCCGCAACGATCCCCGGCAGCCTACCCAGCCCAGCCGGTAGCCTCCCCTGGGTGAGCGCCGCCCGCCGGCCCCGCGACCGGACGACCGCCGTCGTAGTGGCCTTCATCGTGGCCAAGAGCGTTCTGGCCAGCCGCCAGGCCAAAGACCTGGTCGAGCGCCGCCTGGGGGCCCGGGCCCGCAACGGTCTCTACCGGCCCCTCTACATCCTGTTCTCGGGGGTGGGGGCGGTGCTGATCGTGCGCAAGGTGTACCAGGGGCCCCACCGGGTGCTCTACGAGGTGCGCCCGCCGTTCTCGTGGCTCATGCGAGCCGGCCAGGCGGCGTGCGTGGTGGCCACCATGGAGGCCACCCGGGTCATCGGCCCGGGTTTCTTCGGGGCGCCTCAGCTCAAGGCCTTCGTGGGCGGGGGCGACCCCGTCGCCGAACCCGAGGCCCAGGGGCCGGGCCTCGAACCCGACGGGGAGCTGTCGAGCCGCACCGTCTTCGGCCTGACCCGCCACCCCAACAACTGGTTCCCGACCTCGATCTTCCTGCTGGAACCGAAGATGACCGACAAGCGGGCCGCGTTCTGCGCGCTGGTGGCCCTGCACGGCCTGGTGGGCTCGGTCCACGAGGAGTACCGCCTGAAGCGGGCCTACGGCGACGCCCCTTACCGGCGGTACATGGGCAAGGCCCCCTTCCTCTTCGGCCGCCGCCGCCCCTAGACGGGCGGCACCAGCCTACGAACGACGCGGACCGCGTCGCCGCTGGCCACTCGGGCGCTCTGTCGCGCCCGAGTGGCGTCCCGTACCGCCGTTCCGTGCCAGCAAGCCGTGCAGGGCTGCGTACTGCGTAGGTCGTAGCGGGCGACTGCGCCAGGAGGATTCGCCGAAGGTCGGTCCTTCGTACCGTCGAGGTCGTGATCGAGGTTTCGAGGGTGACGAAGCGCTACGGGCGGACCGTGGCTGTACGGGACCTGTCCTTCATGGTGCATCCCGGACAGGTGACCGGGTTCCTGGGCCCGAACGGGTCGGGGAAGTCGACGACCATGAGGGTGATCCTCGGCCTGGACGGCCCGACCGCGGGTGAGGCTCGGGTCGCCGGTCGCCGGTACATCGACTTCCGTGCGCCCCTGCGCGAAGTCGGGGCCATGCTGGATGGCCGAGCGGTCCACCCCGGACGCACAGCGCATGACCACTTGCTGGCGTTGGCCAGGTCCAACCGCATCCCCAGGGCGCGGGTGGGCGAGGTGCTGGGCACAGTCGGGCTGTCCGACGTCGCTGGTCGCCGGGCCGGGGGGTTCTCGCTGGGGATGAGCCAGCGGCTTGGGATCGCCGCTGCCCTCTTGGGGGATCCTGGCGTGTTGCTCCTCGACGAGCCGGTCAACGGTCTGGACACCGAGGGGATCCGATGGGCCCGCTCTCTGATGAAGGGACTGGCAGCCGAAGGCCGGACGGTGTTCGTGTCGAGTCACCTGATGAGCGAGATGGAGCTGACCGCCGACCGGCTGGTCGTGATCGGCCGGGGACGGCTCGTCGCCGAGGCCACGGTGTCGGACCTCATTGACGCACACTCCATGAAGGCCACCCTGGTGCGCTCACCGGAGGCAGCTCGCTTGCGGGGTGTCCTCGAGCAGGCTGGCGGCGAGGTGGACCTCGAGCCGAGTGGAGGGTGGCGTGTGCGCGGCCTTGACGCGGCCACGGTTGGCGACTTGGCGCTCGCGAACAGGGTGGTCGTGCACGAGCTGCGGCCGCTGCGGTCCTCGCTCGAGGACGTCTACAGCCAGCTCACCGACAGCAGCGTCGAGTACCGCGCCGAACGCGACGGTGAGGCACGCCGGCACGAGGCCCTTCGATGACCACGGTCGCAAGCGCCAGCCGCTTCGGCACGGGCCGCGCCGGCTTCCGGGAAGCGCTGTGGTCCGAGTGGACCAAGCTGGTCACCCTCCGCTCGACTTGGGCCCTGGTTGCCGTACTCGGGCTCGCCCTGCCCGTCTTGTCGGCGATCGTCTCTGCGACCGGCAGCCTGCAGGACGACGACACGATCCTGGGTGCCAGCCTGCTGGGCGGCGCGGTGCTGGCCCAGGTCCTAGCCGCAGTGCTGGGTGCCGGACTGATCACCAGCGAGTTCAAGACCGGGACGGTCCGCGTCACCCTGGCAGCCTGCCCGCGCCGGTTGGTGGTTCTCGGAGCCAAAGCTGCCGTGGCCGCGGCGATGGCGTTCTCGGTCACCCTCGTCTCCGGCGCGGTCGCCTACGGGATCGGGCTCGTGATGCTCGACCAGGACCGGTACGCGACCGGGGACGCCTGGCCCGCACTGGTGGGCGTGGCCATGGCGATCTCGTCGATCGCGGTTCTGGGCGTCGGCATCGGCACCGTCGTGCGCCACTCGGCTGGCGCGGTGGTCGTCGCCATAGGGGTCGTGCTTCTGCCGGGCCTGCTGGCGCCCGTGCTGGGCAGCTGGCGACGCTGGCTCGGCGGGGCTTCGTTGAACGGGGTGATGCAGAAGCTGACGCAGAGCTCAGACGCAACCCACGACGCGGTCGGCAGCCTCGGGGCGTGGCCGTCGATAGGCGTCGTGGCCGCGTACACGATCGGCTTCGTGCTGGCCGCGGTGTCGGTCCTTCGCAACCGCGACACCTGAGCCGGAGGGCTCGTACCGTTGATGGCTGTGCAGCTGGCAGCTCGCTTCCGATCAGCGTCGCCGCGGGCCGTCGATGCTCTCGTCGTGGCCGCGGTGGCGTTCCCGACGTTCATGGACGCGTGGTGGAACGAGCCGGGCACGCGCCAGGCCGACGCTGCCACCTATCTGCTCGCGGCAACTTCGGTCCTGGCCCTGCTGGTCCGTCGCCGTTGGCCCGTGCCGGTCGCCATCGGCTGCGGGGCGTCACTGTCGGGCCTGTACGTGCTCGGCCACCACGGTGAGCTGTTGAACCTGCCGGCGATGGTCTCCCTCTACACCGTCGCCGTGCAGACCGATCGCCGAGCGGCCGTCGTCACGGCGGTGGTCGCGAGCGCGTGGTCGGGGCTGCTCGGGTTCACCAGCGACGACCCCATCGGCGCCCGCGGTGGGTCGCCGGTGCTCGAGATGATCTGGCCACTCGTCCCGCTCGCGCTGGGCGAAGCCGTCCGGTCGCGCCGGCAGCTCGTCGAGTTCGCAGATGCTGAGCGTGAACGTGAGGCGCAACGCCGGGTCGAGGCAGAACGTCTGCGCATGGCCCGCGAGTTCCACGATGTCGTCGCCCACACCATGGCCGCCGTCAACGTGCAGATGGCTGCCGCAGTCGCCGCCTTTGACACCGATCCCGAGACCGCCCGTCGTGCGTTGCACCAGGCCCGCTCCTCCAGCAAGGCGGCCCTCCAGGAGCTGCGAGCGACGGTCGCGCTCAACCGTGACACCGAACCCATGGCGCCCGCACCCACACTCGAACGAGTCCATGAGCTCGTCGAACCGGCACGGGCCGCAGGCATCGAGGTCGCTTTCCGCGACGAGCACGCAAGAGCCGAGCTCTCCGGCGCAGCCGAGCTCGCCGCCTACCGCGTGGTCCAGGAGGCAATCACCAATGTCGTCCGCCACAGCAACGCCCACCACGTCGCCGTCTCGCTCCGCAGCGAGCCGGAGGGCCTCGTCATCGAGATCACCGACGACGGCCCGAGCGCGGCCTCCGGGCCGCCGGTGAACAGCGGCTTCGGGCTCACCGGCATGGCCGAGCGCGTCCACGCCGTCGGTGGCCGCCTCGAGCACGGACCGACCCCCTCAGGCGGCTACCGCGTGCGTGCCCTCCTGCCCACGACGTCGAGCTCGCTATGACCATCCGCGTGCTGCTCGTCGACGATCAGGCAGTGGTTCGCGCGGGGTTGCGGACGCTGCTCCAGATGGCGGCTGACGTGGTCGTCGTGGGCGAAGCCGCCAGCGGCCGTGAAGCGATCGATCTCGCCCGTCGCTACCGGCCCGACATCGTGCTCATGGACATCCGCATGCCGGACCTCGACGGCATCGAAGCGACCCGCGCCATCGTCGCCGACCCCCACCTAGGGGGCGTTCGCGTGCTCGTGCTCACCACTTTCGAGATCGACGACTACGTGTTCGGAGCGCTGCGCGCTGGTGCGAGCGGCTTCCTCCTCAAGGACCTCGACGCCGACGAGCTCCACGGCGCCGTGCGGACCGTCGCCGCCGGCCAGAGCCTGCTCGACCCCGTAGTCACCCGCCGGGTCATCGAGGAGTTCTCCGGTCGCCATGCCCCAGGCCCGATCGCCCCCGAACGCCTCGACGCTCTGACCGACCGCGAACGAGAGGCCGTGCGGCTCGCCGCCCACGGCCTCAGCAACGACGAGATCGCCACCGAGCTCATCATCAGCCCTCTCACGGCCAAGACCCACCTAAACCGCGCCATGACCAAGCTCGGTGCCCGAGGCCGCGCGCAGCTCGTCATCGTCGCCTACGAGACCGGCCTGGCCCGAGTCGGCGATCGCCGTCAAAGCGGTCAACCCTGAGAAGTCGCTCTTGCCAGGGACGCGACCGCGGCGTGGGCAGGAAGTTATACTGATAGGTATGACTCATCGGGTGGGGCCCAAGGGGCAGGTCGTCATTCCGAAGGAACTGCGCGACGAGCTCGGGATCCAACCCGGTGACGAGGTGAGCTTCTGGCGCCATGGGGACCACGTGGCGGTCCGCCCCGCGAGCCAGCGCCGGCCACTTCGCGGCCGGTTCCGAGGCTCGTCATTGGTCGACGATCTCGCCCGCGAGCGCGAAGCCGACCGCCTGCGCGAGTCGGCCTCGTGACGGTCGTGCTCGACTCCTGGGCGGTCCTGCGCTACCTCGAGGACACCGAGCCCGCGGCGGAGTTGGTAGGCGACCTCCTCGGGGTCGAACGACCATTGATGTCGTGGGTCAACCTCGGCGAAGTCCACTACGTCCTCCGGCGCTCCCAGGGTGAGGACGCTGCCACCGAGACCGTACGTGACCTACGCGACGTCATCGAAGTCCGCCTGCCCGACGAGCACCTCGTGCTCGGCGCCGCACGGGTCAAGGCCGACTATCCCATGGCCTACGCCGACGCCTTTGGAGCCGCTCTGTCCATCGCGCAGGACGCAACGCTGTGGACCGGCGATCCCGAGCTCCTTGTTGAAGGTTCGCCCTGGCACTGGCGCGATCTCCGCGGCTCCCCCTGACCAGGTCGCACGAATGTGGACAGCCGGCGGCGACGGTGGAGCGTATTCGTCCCGTCTCCTCCGTGGCCCGACGCCGGCCGCCTGCTGGTCACCCGCCCGCGGCCAGTGCGCGGAGGGCGGACAGGCTCGGCCTGAACAGGTACTCCCCACCCTTGATGACGCTGAACATGGGCTGGGGGGTGAGGATGAACGGGGGCGAACCCTGCACGGTCATCTTGTTGGTGGAGGTGCCGTCGCCGATCAGGAAGTCCTTGTCGGCCCCTGTGTGCAGGCCGTCACCGTCGTCCACCCACAGGGCCTGGATGGTCTCGAAGCCCCGGGCGATGCTGGCCTGGAAGCAGCGGAAGATGAGGCCCCGCTCGACGCCGTCGTCCTCGGTGACGCCGGCCGGCAGGGGCGGGCCGTAGGGCCGGCCCCGGCGGATGATGCGGTGGCGGTTGGAGAGCTTGCCGCCGAACATGCCGTCGTGGTCGCGGGGGTTGGTGCGCCGGATGTGGGCGCCCAAGGGGCATTTCACGCCCTCGGGGTCGTCCTCGTAGAGGAAGTCGTTGACCCGCTCGGGGTCGTTGGCGATGGCCGGGTCGGGCCGGTCGGGGGACAGGCTCAGCGGCGTGCCGTCGGGCCAGCGCCCGACGACCTTGGCGGCCAGCATCTCCGCCCCGCCCGGGTAGTGCCGGGCGGCCTCGGCGAAGTAGCGGCGGAACCCGGCCACGTCCATATGCATCTTGCGGTAGACCTCGAACGTGGCGTTGCGGTCGAAGGGCGGGGCCGGCGCCTCGGGCAGCCCCCCGTCCTCGTCCTCGTAGCCGAGCACGAACTCGCCGGCGCGGATCGAACGCCAACCCCCACCGGGGACGGGCAGGCCGTCTCCCGGGCGGGCGGCCAGCCCCGACCCCCTGATCGCCGGGCGGGCAATGCCGTCGGCGAACCCGAAGTGGTCGTGCCCGCCGGCCAGCAGGTCGGCCCGCTGGTCGTGGACCACCACCACCGCCCCGCCGGTGGCGTCGATGCCGGCGTGGAGCCAGGCGCACCGTTCGTCGAGGGTCTCGTTGTCGACGGCGTGGATATCGACCTTGACGTGGGCCTCGCCCGTGCCCAGCCCTTCGTCCCAGTTCCCGGGGGCGCTGGGGCCGCGGTCACCGAGCCACTGGTGGCGGGCCGCCATACCCTGGCGGAACTCCTCCGGGAAACTGTCCAGCACCCCCTGGTCGACCCCGAGGGCGGCCAGCCCCGTCCATGTGAACGAGATGTTGAGGGTGGTGGCGGGGACCTCCCGCCACGGTTCGGCGGTCGTCACATGTTCGAGCAGGCTGCCCAGCCATCGGCGAGCCCCGGCCGCGTCGGCCACCCGTACGAACACGTAGGCCGCGTCGGTGTGGCTGTAGCCGTTGATCACGTTGCCCTGGATGTCGGCGACCTCGAGTTCGGGCGCCCCGACGTGGGCCCGGTGGGGCAGGTGGGACCGGGCCAGGCCCGGGGGGTTGGCGGGCGAACCGGCTACGCCCCGGGGCTCGTAGCCGTTCACCGCCGCTCGCCCCGGTGGCCGAACTCGGCCAGGAACTCGCGGTGGAGGGTGGCCGTGTCCATGCCCTGGGCCCGGGCCGCGAACTCGGCTACCCGGGTGCGGGCCTCCAGCCCCTGGCGCACGTCACGCACGGTGGCGTCGGGGTAGTGGCCCAGGAAGTAGTGGTTGTCCACCTGGTTGTGGCGCACCCAGCCCCGGAACGCCCTGGCGTCGTCGGTGCCGGGGTAGCCCACGCAGTGGCGCCACAGGGCGTCGGCTTCGGTCGCCATCTCGGCCACCACGTCGTCGAGGAACTCGTCGAGCCCGCCGTCGAAGCTGGCCGTGAATACCAGGTAAGACGACTGGAGGGGCTCGGGCACCTGGGGATCGCCCTGGTAGACGAGCTCGTCGAGCACGTGCACCCGCGAGCAGTGGAGCTGGCGAAGGCGGGCCAGGGGGCTCTGGCCGCCGTCGCCCCACCCCGCCAGCTCGGCGGCCACCGCCTCGGCCTGGCCGGGCGCGATGGCGGCGAACATCGTGAGCCCGTAGGCCTGGCCCGACACGTTGCCGTCGGCGTGGCGCGCCGCCCGCCGCAGTGCCCCCACTGCCCGGGCCAGCGAGAGGCTCATATGTCCACCTGAACGTCGGTGAGGAACCGTTCGTAGGCCGCCCGGAACTGCTCGGGGCCCATTCGTCCGGCGTCGCGGACGAGCTGGTCGAGGCGCTTGCGTACCCGCAGGCCGGAGTCGACCATACGCACGCTGGCGTCGGGGTAGGCGTGGTAGTAGTGGTTGCCGGGCAGGGCGTTGCGGGCGATCCACCGCTTGAGGGGCTCGGCCGGCGGCGGGCCCGGGAAGGCGAACCCCCGGCCCCAGATGACCCTGATGTCGCGGGGGATCACGTAGGCGAAGGCGTCGATGTACTTCTGCCACGGCGTGTCGAAGTTGCTCTCGAAGAACAGGTACTGGTAGCGCAGCTTGTCGGGGACCTGCGGTGGGCCGTTGTCGGCCAGCTTGGAGAACACCGCCCACCGCACGTAGTAGATGAACCGGAACTGCAGGCTGTGGTTGCGGAAGTAGGAGTGGTAGCGCGACGTCCAGATGATGGCCCGCAGGAAGGTCCCCCACCCCGGGCGGACCGGGGTGAGCATGGTCAGCACCCGGGCGCGGCCCAACTGGTGGCCCCGAGGGGGTGCCGTGGGCTCCTCGGCGGGGGACTGGGCGAGCTGGGGGTCAGCTGGCATGGGACCTGACCGACGGTACCGCGCTCAGCACGGCGGGTCGACGGGGTAGTCGGGCTGGGCCCGGAAGTGGTCCTCCAGGGCGGCCATCACCGCCAGTGCGACGTCGTCGCACCAGTGCCAGGCGGCCACCTGCACGCCCACGGGAAGCCCGGCGCTGCCCTTCTCGGCTCGGCCCGCGGCCCGCTGCACCACGTCGAGGCCGCAACTGCGGTCGCTCTCCTCGCCGGGCCGCACCCGGGTGGCGGCCACCACGCCCGCGGGCATACCGAGCACGTTGAAGCGCACCGAGTAGCTGGTGGTGTCGAACAGCAGCCGGCTCTCGCCGTGGTGGAGGGCGGGCACGGCGTGGGGCGGGCAGATGACGGCCTCGAAGCCGCCCTCCCCGAGCGCGTGCAGGAAGCGGTGCTCCCAGCCGTCCCGCTCGGCCGACAGCCGCCAGAACCGGCGGGTGGACAAGCGCTGGGAGGCCATGATCGTGCGGGCCAGGCGCCGCTGCCCGGCGGCCCGCAAGGCGGCTGCCACGGGCGGCTTCAGGCGG
This is a stretch of genomic DNA from Actinomycetota bacterium. It encodes these proteins:
- a CDS encoding nuclear transport factor 2 family protein: MSDNSPSNEEVLRQYWEATITGNIPLLRPIIADDAVFHYPGQHYLSGDYHGVEEVCGLYETVTSLGQELFDGKLRALASTPDGSYDAVVLSYRIKVVAGKWLPGRATGLLRVGGGKIHEYWLFEWDQQMINDIWWASAPKLFARQKRYGKIVASLPRIALGATRTMKRAFGGYTAPTEPH
- a CDS encoding response regulator transcription factor encodes the protein MTIRVLLVDDQAVVRAGLRTLLQMAADVVVVGEAASGREAIDLARRYRPDIVLMDIRMPDLDGIEATRAIVADPHLGGVRVLVLTTFEIDDYVFGALRAGASGFLLKDLDADELHGAVRTVAAGQSLLDPVVTRRVIEEFSGRHAPGPIAPERLDALTDREREAVRLAAHGLSNDEIATELIISPLTAKTHLNRAMTKLGARGRAQLVIVAYETGLARVGDRRQSGQP
- a CDS encoding ABC transporter permease subunit; translation: MTTVASASRFGTGRAGFREALWSEWTKLVTLRSTWALVAVLGLALPVLSAIVSATGSLQDDDTILGASLLGGAVLAQVLAAVLGAGLITSEFKTGTVRVTLAACPRRLVVLGAKAAVAAAMAFSVTLVSGAVAYGIGLVMLDQDRYATGDAWPALVGVAMAISSIAVLGVGIGTVVRHSAGAVVVAIGVVLLPGLLAPVLGSWRRWLGGASLNGVMQKLTQSSDATHDAVGSLGAWPSIGVVAAYTIGFVLAAVSVLRNRDT
- a CDS encoding type II toxin-antitoxin system VapC family toxin, with the translated sequence MTVVLDSWAVLRYLEDTEPAAELVGDLLGVERPLMSWVNLGEVHYVLRRSQGEDAATETVRDLRDVIEVRLPDEHLVLGAARVKADYPMAYADAFGAALSIAQDATLWTGDPELLVEGSPWHWRDLRGSP
- a CDS encoding sensor histidine kinase; translation: MAVQLAARFRSASPRAVDALVVAAVAFPTFMDAWWNEPGTRQADAATYLLAATSVLALLVRRRWPVPVAIGCGASLSGLYVLGHHGELLNLPAMVSLYTVAVQTDRRAAVVTAVVASAWSGLLGFTSDDPIGARGGSPVLEMIWPLVPLALGEAVRSRRQLVEFADAEREREAQRRVEAERLRMAREFHDVVAHTMAAVNVQMAAAVAAFDTDPETARRALHQARSSSKAALQELRATVALNRDTEPMAPAPTLERVHELVEPARAAGIEVAFRDEHARAELSGAAELAAYRVVQEAITNVVRHSNAHHVAVSLRSEPEGLVIEITDDGPSAASGPPVNSGFGLTGMAERVHAVGGRLEHGPTPSGGYRVRALLPTTSSSL
- a CDS encoding ATP-binding cassette domain-containing protein codes for the protein MIEVSRVTKRYGRTVAVRDLSFMVHPGQVTGFLGPNGSGKSTTMRVILGLDGPTAGEARVAGRRYIDFRAPLREVGAMLDGRAVHPGRTAHDHLLALARSNRIPRARVGEVLGTVGLSDVAGRRAGGFSLGMSQRLGIAAALLGDPGVLLLDEPVNGLDTEGIRWARSLMKGLAAEGRTVFVSSHLMSEMELTADRLVVIGRGRLVAEATVSDLIDAHSMKATLVRSPEAARLRGVLEQAGGEVDLEPSGGWRVRGLDAATVGDLALANRVVVHELRPLRSSLEDVYSQLTDSSVEYRAERDGEARRHEALR
- a CDS encoding dyp-type peroxidase, whose amino-acid sequence is MNGYEPRGVAGSPANPPGLARSHLPHRAHVGAPELEVADIQGNVINGYSHTDAAYVFVRVADAAGARRWLGSLLEHVTTAEPWREVPATTLNISFTWTGLAALGVDQGVLDSFPEEFRQGMAARHQWLGDRGPSAPGNWDEGLGTGEAHVKVDIHAVDNETLDERCAWLHAGIDATGGAVVVVHDQRADLLAGGHDHFGFADGIARPAIRGSGLAARPGDGLPVPGGGWRSIRAGEFVLGYEDEDGGLPEAPAPPFDRNATFEVYRKMHMDVAGFRRYFAEAARHYPGGAEMLAAKVVGRWPDGTPLSLSPDRPDPAIANDPERVNDFLYEDDPEGVKCPLGAHIRRTNPRDHDGMFGGKLSNRHRIIRRGRPYGPPLPAGVTEDDGVERGLIFRCFQASIARGFETIQALWVDDGDGLHTGADKDFLIGDGTSTNKMTVQGSPPFILTPQPMFSVIKGGEYLFRPSLSALRALAAGG
- a CDS encoding AbrB/MazE/SpoVT family DNA-binding domain-containing protein, which encodes MGPKGQVVIPKELRDELGIQPGDEVSFWRHGDHVAVRPASQRRPLRGRFRGSSLVDDLAREREADRLRESAS